A genomic stretch from Streptomyces venezuelae ATCC 10712 includes:
- a CDS encoding CHAT domain-containing protein, which translates to MNSSTTGGAKGDGVRLSREVTGWAFLADVDGVRHAGLAVGLASVSPFTTGGGAGGSLFARAYAQGLRALPSMDELPLGQPLVPRWCVTQDEEGVLSVRDPDGARFVHDLDVERPPGWTEAAEVLGSVVLVVSHVLPAAVDPLGALVLEARRGKACAGAVRFGEPADAADGEQAVTFVVDPVGVLMELAQYVCDRIMSLDEAKRRARGVGAAEMRQVLAERGAMPAAAMVDLLFRDEFLDHRDPVEYTYVYGRLVAEVADACAMEAAWRVAAFRTVEAGVHLVADRCDRAVYEDSEALAARLIDSLSDSADVEAALLAAARLRMASRGPEDFAGDDYAREPLLTTWSARLTADLYRTWFTDEEPFQAESHRLVAEAEQLVVRALELDGGVKRPRLLALLAQILADEEGVHRGAVGAALSAWRDSSAADEPDLALFLLRVVDGVSPETADGLLAGVFGTPLADFVTAHGSTVTARVISQGVNLARERADRRLLRAVLDWAGQLDVQWPSANRRQLTEARLHALPDDPSECPRPDELLPVSFPESWTPAQRSAALLHAAAHARDRRQPALGLTLLRQARAGRNKEVRLLTADLYYQAAAGEPVAGPVPFPWGYYTYAALGYASLGFEELARASLIPVVHQLGTLHGDELRNALYAIIVDVPNFDTSGTPELGATLRDLVHSAVWQLTAHSETLPMGLMLGLHQAGKGPELGAWWRIEGPLVLPAHIQHFLGTLRAWEEPAGGGALPNLLNVVDADRRPGGHDHTQIARNLRWRISSFIDDELRRRSAPLVDDQRIWAKVHDLLDDRTVLLTWFLPAAVSGAAVLLAVTRQGRELVVHLGEGADENSDRHPDADRVEAIRTEIARDPLFGDVTPEGSRLLESAGLPVGGSELWAKWRAQGKDRILAWPHGALHYLPLPLCRRGGRLIADDWTVTTIAGLEALAPVEVPAREARTAVLASAAGGVPFGLHAEPALEEHARKVAEAVGAEALTGRAATRDRLRAEMATADVVHIAVHGTLDEDAPWMHCLHLTPDGGDDGRVFAYDFLDVDLRGVRLVTLAACESALGRFDRGDNIRGIPSALITAGAQAVIGCLWPVRPEPATYFYHHLHQGVARGEEPEQAFRRAQLATRATYPHYRDWGAFTYVHGRNKGASA; encoded by the coding sequence TTGAACTCGTCGACGACCGGCGGCGCGAAGGGGGATGGCGTGCGACTGTCACGGGAGGTCACCGGGTGGGCGTTCCTCGCCGATGTGGACGGTGTCCGGCATGCCGGCCTGGCCGTCGGTCTGGCGAGCGTCAGTCCGTTCACCACGGGTGGCGGGGCGGGAGGCAGCCTGTTCGCCCGCGCCTACGCGCAAGGTCTCCGAGCGCTCCCCTCCATGGACGAATTGCCGCTTGGTCAGCCTCTCGTCCCCCGGTGGTGTGTCACGCAGGACGAAGAAGGTGTGCTGTCCGTCCGCGATCCCGACGGTGCGCGCTTCGTGCACGACCTCGACGTGGAACGGCCGCCGGGGTGGACGGAGGCGGCGGAGGTTCTGGGCTCGGTCGTTCTGGTCGTGTCCCACGTGCTGCCCGCGGCAGTCGATCCACTCGGCGCGCTGGTCCTCGAAGCACGGCGGGGGAAGGCGTGTGCCGGCGCGGTGCGTTTCGGTGAGCCCGCTGACGCGGCGGATGGGGAGCAGGCGGTCACCTTCGTCGTCGACCCCGTCGGAGTGCTCATGGAGCTGGCGCAGTACGTGTGCGATCGGATCATGTCGCTGGACGAGGCGAAGCGACGGGCCCGCGGGGTGGGGGCAGCGGAGATGCGGCAGGTGCTGGCGGAGCGAGGCGCGATGCCCGCCGCCGCGATGGTGGATCTCCTGTTCCGGGACGAGTTCCTCGATCACCGCGACCCGGTGGAGTACACGTACGTCTACGGGCGACTGGTCGCCGAGGTCGCCGACGCCTGCGCGATGGAGGCTGCCTGGCGGGTCGCGGCCTTCCGGACCGTCGAGGCCGGCGTCCACCTGGTGGCGGACCGGTGCGACCGCGCGGTGTACGAGGACTCCGAAGCCTTGGCGGCCCGGCTGATCGACAGCCTGAGCGACTCCGCCGACGTGGAAGCCGCGCTGCTGGCTGCCGCCCGGTTACGGATGGCGAGCCGGGGACCGGAGGACTTCGCGGGCGACGACTACGCTCGCGAGCCGCTGCTGACCACCTGGTCCGCTCGGCTGACCGCGGACCTGTACCGCACGTGGTTCACCGACGAGGAGCCGTTCCAGGCGGAGTCCCACCGTCTGGTGGCGGAAGCGGAACAGCTGGTGGTGCGTGCGCTGGAGCTGGACGGTGGGGTGAAGAGGCCCCGGCTGCTGGCGTTACTGGCGCAGATTCTCGCGGACGAGGAGGGAGTTCACCGTGGTGCTGTCGGCGCCGCGCTGTCGGCATGGCGCGACTCGTCCGCCGCTGACGAGCCGGACCTCGCGCTGTTCCTCCTCAGGGTGGTGGACGGGGTGTCCCCGGAGACGGCCGACGGGCTGCTCGCGGGGGTGTTCGGGACGCCGTTGGCGGATTTCGTCACCGCCCACGGCAGTACGGTGACGGCGAGGGTGATCAGCCAAGGTGTCAACCTGGCCAGGGAGCGCGCCGACCGGCGGTTGCTGCGTGCCGTGTTGGATTGGGCGGGGCAGCTCGACGTTCAGTGGCCCTCCGCCAACCGCAGGCAGCTGACCGAGGCCCGGCTCCACGCCCTGCCCGACGACCCGAGCGAGTGCCCGCGTCCCGACGAGCTGCTCCCGGTGTCGTTCCCGGAGTCGTGGACGCCGGCGCAGCGGTCTGCCGCCCTGCTGCATGCGGCCGCACACGCCCGCGACCGGCGACAGCCGGCGCTGGGGCTCACCCTCCTGCGCCAGGCGCGCGCCGGCCGGAACAAGGAGGTCCGGCTCCTCACGGCCGATCTGTACTACCAGGCGGCGGCGGGCGAACCGGTCGCCGGCCCTGTCCCGTTCCCGTGGGGCTACTACACGTATGCGGCGCTCGGCTACGCCTCGCTGGGCTTCGAGGAATTGGCGCGGGCGAGCCTGATTCCGGTCGTCCATCAGCTGGGCACCCTCCACGGCGACGAACTCAGGAACGCGCTGTACGCGATCATCGTGGACGTGCCGAACTTCGACACCAGCGGCACGCCCGAACTCGGCGCGACCCTGCGCGACTTGGTGCACTCGGCGGTCTGGCAGCTCACCGCGCACAGCGAGACGCTACCGATGGGGCTGATGCTCGGCCTGCATCAAGCCGGCAAGGGGCCGGAGCTGGGAGCGTGGTGGCGCATCGAAGGCCCACTCGTGCTGCCCGCCCACATCCAGCACTTCCTCGGCACGTTGCGCGCATGGGAGGAGCCCGCCGGCGGCGGCGCCCTGCCGAACCTGCTGAACGTGGTGGACGCCGACCGACGTCCGGGCGGCCACGACCACACGCAGATCGCCCGGAATCTGCGGTGGCGCATCTCGTCGTTCATCGACGACGAGCTGCGTCGGCGTTCGGCACCGCTCGTCGACGACCAGCGGATCTGGGCCAAGGTGCACGATCTGCTGGACGACCGCACGGTGCTGTTGACGTGGTTCCTGCCCGCGGCGGTGAGCGGCGCGGCCGTGCTGCTCGCGGTCACCAGGCAGGGCCGGGAGCTCGTGGTGCACCTCGGTGAGGGCGCGGACGAGAACAGTGACCGGCACCCGGATGCGGACCGGGTCGAGGCGATCCGGACGGAGATCGCACGCGACCCGCTGTTCGGCGACGTGACACCGGAGGGCAGTCGGCTGCTGGAGTCGGCCGGGCTGCCGGTCGGCGGCAGCGAACTGTGGGCCAAGTGGCGCGCGCAGGGCAAGGACCGGATCCTGGCCTGGCCGCACGGCGCTCTGCACTACCTGCCCCTGCCACTGTGCCGCAGGGGCGGCCGTCTGATCGCCGACGACTGGACGGTCACCACGATCGCCGGTCTCGAAGCCCTGGCACCCGTCGAAGTGCCTGCGCGTGAGGCCCGGACCGCCGTACTGGCCTCCGCTGCCGGGGGCGTTCCCTTCGGTCTGCATGCCGAACCGGCGCTGGAGGAGCACGCGCGGAAGGTAGCCGAGGCGGTGGGTGCCGAAGCCCTCACCGGTCGTGCGGCCACTCGCGACAGGCTGCGCGCGGAGATGGCGACGGCGGACGTCGTCCACATCGCCGTACACGGGACGCTGGACGAGGACGCGCCGTGGATGCACTGCCTCCACCTCACGCCGGACGGCGGCGACGACGGCCGCGTCTTCGCGTACGACTTCCTGGATGTCGACCTGCGCGGCGTCCGTCTTGTCACACTCGCCGCTTGTGAGTCGGCGCTCGGCCGATTCGACCGCGGCGACAACATCCGCGGTATCCCTTCGGCACTGATCACCGCCGGAGCGCAGGCCGTCATCGGGTGCCTGTGGCCCGTGCGCCCGGAGCCGGCCACGTACTTCTACCACCACCTGCACCAGGGAGTCGCGCGCGGCGAAGAGCCGGAGCAGGCCTTCCGCCGTGCCCAGCTCGCCACGCGGGCCACGTATCCCCACTACCGTGACTGGGGAGCGTTCACCTATGTGCACGGCAGGAACAAGGGAGCATCCGCATGA
- a CDS encoding pyridoxine/pyridoxamine 5'-phosphate oxidase, with translation MPEPDPSAVREWLRGIEVFARPLPVFDPERAPAEPSALFLAWLTEAVDAGVPDPHAMTLSTVDEAGDPDARVLILKNADGSGFQFAAHAASPKGVQLAGAPRAALTFYWAEFGRQVRVRGAVVPDAPERSAADFLARGATARAEALLGRQSRYLTDSGARDRALGESLARVETEPGLVDPAWTLYTVVPDTVEFWQAAASRVHVRLRYERESTGWQRHQLWS, from the coding sequence ATGCCGGAACCGGACCCCTCCGCCGTACGCGAATGGCTGCGCGGCATCGAGGTCTTCGCCCGCCCGCTGCCCGTCTTCGACCCGGAGCGGGCACCGGCCGAACCCTCCGCCCTGTTCCTGGCGTGGCTGACGGAGGCGGTGGACGCCGGTGTCCCCGACCCGCACGCCATGACCCTGTCCACCGTCGACGAGGCCGGGGACCCCGACGCCCGCGTCCTGATCCTCAAGAACGCCGACGGGTCGGGTTTCCAGTTCGCGGCGCACGCCGCCAGTCCGAAGGGCGTGCAGCTCGCGGGTGCGCCGCGGGCCGCGCTCACCTTCTACTGGGCGGAGTTCGGCCGTCAGGTCCGCGTCCGGGGCGCGGTGGTTCCCGACGCCCCGGAGCGTTCGGCCGCCGACTTCCTCGCCCGCGGGGCGACCGCGAGGGCGGAGGCCCTGCTCGGCCGGCAGAGCCGCTACCTCACGGATTCCGGCGCGCGCGACCGTGCGCTGGGGGAGAGCCTGGCCCGGGTGGAGACCGAACCCGGCCTGGTGGACCCGGCGTGGACGCTGTACACCGTCGTCCCGGACACGGTGGAGTTCTGGCAGGCGGCCGCGAGCCGCGTCCACGTCCGCCTCCGGTACGAGCGAGAGTCCACCGGCTGGCAGCGGCACCAGCTCTGGTCCTGA
- a CDS encoding ABC transporter permease → MKRAGVRTPGARPPLALTVPALAAVAFLALPLIGILARTEWTELAGHLTSPGTVQALKLSLLVSFWALGLSLLLGVPLAWLLARVPFPGKAFVRSLVLLPMVLPPTVGGVALLLAFGRRGLLGPWLEGTFGITLPFHTSGAVLAATFVAMPFLIISLEGALGGLRPRYEETAASLGASPVRVFFTVTLPMVAPGVLAGAALTWARALGEFGATITFAGNLPGTTQTLPLQVYLLLQDEPEAATSVSLLLLAIAMGVLIALRGRWTGTPSERGRGAEGPVPDGAAPTAVDIDDSNSNSNSNSNSNSDGEHSDGDTAVDPPGKGAPHAPHAPHLPSDRRWALSADVTGFTTLTLAAEPGTTIAVVGPNGAGKTTLLRALLGLTPRAHAELRLGDEDVTALPPHRRRVAWVPQDGALFPHLTALANTAYGLRAQGVPRAEARREAQGWLDRLGVGHLGHRKPAQLSGGQAQRVALARALAARPRLLVLDEPLAALDQTTRAHVRHTLRAHLAGFGGVCLIVTHDPVEAVSLADRVLVLQDGRALQDAAPAEVTRHPRSPWVARMLGRNAWPGTATADGLALDDGGMLVAAEPPPPGTAALAIVAPEAVSLHRERPAGSPRNVWPGTVREITTSGSRLRVLVTSAEAPDLVAEITPQAAAELGLADGVSVWTSVKATETTVVVL, encoded by the coding sequence ATGAAACGAGCAGGCGTACGAACTCCGGGGGCACGTCCGCCCCTCGCCCTGACCGTGCCCGCGCTCGCGGCGGTGGCCTTCCTCGCCCTCCCGCTCATCGGCATCCTCGCCCGCACCGAGTGGACCGAGCTCGCCGGCCACCTGACGTCCCCCGGCACCGTCCAGGCGCTGAAACTGTCGCTCCTCGTCTCCTTCTGGGCGCTCGGCCTTTCCCTGCTGCTCGGAGTCCCGCTCGCCTGGCTGCTCGCCCGCGTCCCCTTCCCGGGCAAGGCGTTCGTACGCTCCCTCGTACTGCTGCCGATGGTGCTGCCGCCGACCGTCGGCGGCGTCGCCCTGCTCCTCGCCTTCGGCCGGCGCGGACTCCTCGGACCGTGGCTGGAGGGCACCTTCGGCATCACGCTGCCCTTCCACACCTCCGGCGCCGTCCTCGCCGCCACCTTCGTCGCCATGCCCTTCCTGATCATCAGCCTCGAAGGCGCGCTCGGCGGACTCCGCCCCCGGTACGAGGAGACGGCGGCCTCCCTCGGCGCCTCCCCGGTCCGGGTCTTCTTCACCGTCACCCTGCCCATGGTGGCGCCCGGCGTCCTCGCCGGCGCGGCACTCACCTGGGCGCGGGCGCTGGGCGAGTTCGGCGCGACCATCACCTTCGCCGGGAACCTGCCCGGGACGACCCAGACGCTGCCGCTCCAGGTCTACCTTCTGCTCCAGGACGAGCCGGAGGCGGCGACCTCCGTCTCCCTGCTGCTGCTCGCCATCGCCATGGGCGTACTCATCGCTCTCCGAGGACGCTGGACGGGCACGCCGAGTGAGCGCGGCCGCGGCGCCGAGGGGCCCGTCCCGGACGGTGCGGCCCCGACCGCCGTCGACATCGACGACAGCAACAGCAACAGCAACAGCAACAGCAACAGCAACAGCGACGGCGAACACAGCGACGGCGACACCGCCGTCGACCCACCGGGCAAGGGCGCCCCCCACGCCCCCCACGCCCCCCACCTGCCGTCCGACCGGCGCTGGGCGCTGAGCGCCGACGTCACCGGCTTCACGACGCTCACCCTCGCCGCCGAACCCGGCACCACGATCGCGGTCGTCGGCCCGAACGGCGCCGGCAAGACCACCCTGCTGCGCGCCCTCCTCGGCCTCACCCCCCGCGCCCACGCCGAGCTCCGGCTCGGGGACGAGGACGTCACCGCCCTGCCCCCGCACCGCCGCCGGGTCGCCTGGGTCCCGCAGGACGGCGCCCTCTTCCCGCACCTGACGGCCCTCGCCAACACCGCGTACGGGCTCCGCGCCCAGGGCGTCCCCCGCGCCGAGGCCCGCCGGGAGGCCCAGGGCTGGCTCGACCGGCTCGGCGTCGGCCACCTCGGGCACCGCAAGCCCGCGCAGCTCTCCGGCGGCCAGGCCCAGCGCGTGGCGCTGGCCCGCGCGCTCGCCGCCCGCCCCCGCCTGCTGGTCCTCGACGAGCCGCTCGCCGCGCTCGACCAGACCACGCGCGCGCACGTCCGCCACACCCTGCGCGCGCACCTCGCCGGCTTCGGCGGCGTCTGCCTCATCGTCACCCACGACCCGGTGGAGGCGGTCTCGCTCGCCGACCGCGTCCTCGTCCTCCAGGACGGCCGCGCGCTCCAGGACGCCGCCCCCGCCGAGGTCACCCGCCATCCCCGCTCGCCCTGGGTGGCCCGGATGCTCGGCCGCAACGCGTGGCCCGGCACCGCCACCGCCGACGGCCTCGCCTTGGACGACGGCGGGATGCTCGTCGCGGCCGAACCCCCGCCGCCCGGCACCGCGGCCCTCGCGATCGTCGCGCCCGAAGCGGTCTCCCTGCACCGGGAGAGGCCCGCCGGCAGCCCGCGTAACGTCTGGCCCGGCACCGTACGCGAGATCACCACCAGCGGCAGCCGTCTGCGGGTCCTGGTGACGTCGGCCGAGGCACCCGACCTCGTCGCCGAGATCACCCCGCAGGCCGCCGCCGAACTCGGCCTCGCCGACGGCGTGTCCGTGTGGACCAGCGTCAAGGCGACCGAGACGACCGTCGTCGTACTCTGA
- a CDS encoding TOBE domain-containing protein, translated as MQSYTIGQAARLLGVSPDTARRWADAGRVATHRDESGRRVIDGKSLAAFSVDLAQDDDEDTSYTSARNAFPGIVTGIELGDIAAQVTIQAGPHRLVSLLTREAVEELGLDVGMQATARVKSTSVHIDRT; from the coding sequence ATGCAGTCCTACACCATCGGCCAGGCCGCCCGTCTGCTGGGCGTCAGCCCAGACACGGCGCGGCGCTGGGCCGACGCGGGCCGCGTCGCGACCCACCGCGACGAGAGCGGCCGGCGCGTCATCGACGGGAAGTCGCTCGCGGCGTTCTCCGTGGACCTCGCCCAGGACGACGACGAGGACACGTCGTACACCTCGGCGCGCAACGCGTTCCCGGGGATCGTCACCGGGATCGAGCTCGGTGACATCGCGGCCCAGGTCACCATCCAGGCCGGGCCGCACCGGCTGGTCTCCCTCCTCACCCGTGAGGCCGTGGAGGAGCTGGGACTGGATGTCGGCATGCAGGCCACCGCCCGCGTGAAGTCGACCAGCGTGCACATCGACCGCACCTGA
- the modA gene encoding molybdate ABC transporter substrate-binding protein: MSLTLAPTRRRTAAAALTAALLVPLAACSSGDDTTKDTAGSTGSGSAGATPKANLTVLAAASLTDVFKTAGAAYEKSHPGTKITFSFAGSQELVAQISQGSPADVLVTADTKSMDKVKADTGTPAIIAKNRLVIATGEGNPFKVDDLKDLADTKVKVVLAAPEVPAGKYSKQILDKQGITVKPVSQEPNVRAVLSKVELGEADAGLVYRTDAESAKDKVDAVEIPDDQNAIAKYPAATIKDSKNAEAAAAFVAWLSSPEGQKILQDAGFQKP; this comes from the coding sequence ATGTCCCTCACCCTCGCCCCCACCAGACGCCGTACCGCTGCCGCCGCGCTCACCGCCGCCCTGCTCGTCCCGCTCGCCGCCTGCTCCTCGGGCGACGACACCACGAAGGACACCGCCGGCTCCACCGGCTCCGGCTCCGCGGGTGCCACACCGAAGGCGAACCTGACGGTCCTCGCCGCCGCCTCGCTCACCGACGTCTTCAAGACGGCGGGAGCCGCGTACGAGAAGTCCCACCCGGGCACGAAGATCACCTTCTCCTTCGCCGGTTCGCAGGAACTCGTCGCCCAGATCTCGCAGGGCTCGCCCGCCGACGTCCTGGTCACCGCCGACACCAAGAGCATGGACAAGGTGAAGGCCGACACGGGCACCCCCGCGATCATCGCGAAGAACCGGCTCGTCATCGCCACCGGCGAGGGCAACCCGTTCAAGGTCGACGACCTCAAGGACCTCGCCGACACCAAGGTGAAGGTCGTCCTGGCCGCGCCCGAGGTGCCGGCCGGCAAGTACAGCAAGCAGATCCTCGACAAGCAGGGCATCACGGTGAAGCCGGTCTCCCAGGAGCCCAACGTGCGCGCCGTGCTCAGCAAGGTCGAGCTCGGCGAGGCCGACGCCGGCCTGGTCTACAGGACCGACGCCGAGAGCGCGAAGGACAAGGTCGACGCCGTCGAGATCCCCGACGACCAGAACGCCATCGCGAAGTACCCGGCCGCTACGATCAAGGACTCCAAGAACGCCGAGGCCGCCGCCGCCTTCGTCGCCTGGCTCTCCTCACCCGAAGGCCAGAAGATCCTCCAGGACGCCGGTTTCCAGAAGCCGTAA